A region of Streptomyces deccanensis DNA encodes the following proteins:
- the sbnB gene encoding 2,3-diaminopropionate biosynthesis protein SbnB, which produces MFEFDVVGGRTVQDIVRDSRQDIVRVVRDTYLAHHAGRSVNPDSYFLRFPEKPGDRIIALPAYLDGEREVAGIKWIASFPANIQRGIPRASATLVLNDAETGYPFALLEASQISAARTAASAVLAANVLAGERRDGRLAVVGAGIIARNILEFFHAEQWSFEQVAVHDLSQEYGSALATHATERLGYPASYAGTLQEAVSGADLVVFATTAGEPYVLDTDAFAPGQIVLNISLRDIGPEIIADSYNVLDDVDHCLKADTSPHLAEQKYGNRDFITGTLAEVINGEAAVGADKPVIFSPFGLGVLDLAVGLEVHRVAAGSGRVTSIADFFGETERW; this is translated from the coding sequence ATGTTCGAATTTGATGTCGTCGGCGGCCGTACGGTCCAGGACATCGTCCGGGACAGCCGTCAGGACATCGTCCGGGTCGTGCGCGACACCTATCTCGCCCACCACGCCGGGCGTTCCGTGAACCCGGACAGCTACTTCCTCCGCTTCCCCGAGAAGCCGGGGGACCGGATCATCGCCCTGCCCGCCTACCTCGACGGTGAGCGCGAGGTCGCCGGCATCAAGTGGATCGCGAGCTTCCCGGCCAACATCCAGCGCGGCATACCCCGGGCCTCGGCCACGCTCGTCCTGAACGACGCCGAGACCGGCTACCCCTTCGCGCTCCTGGAGGCCTCGCAGATCAGCGCCGCCCGCACGGCCGCGTCGGCCGTCCTCGCGGCGAACGTCCTCGCGGGGGAGCGCAGAGACGGCCGGCTGGCGGTCGTGGGCGCGGGCATCATCGCCCGCAACATCCTGGAGTTCTTCCACGCCGAGCAGTGGTCGTTCGAACAGGTCGCGGTGCACGACCTGAGCCAGGAGTACGGCAGCGCGCTGGCGACCCACGCCACCGAGCGCCTGGGATACCCGGCGTCCTATGCCGGCACCCTCCAGGAGGCCGTGTCCGGCGCCGACCTGGTCGTCTTCGCCACCACGGCCGGGGAGCCGTACGTCCTGGACACCGACGCGTTCGCCCCGGGGCAGATCGTCCTCAACATCTCCCTGCGGGACATCGGCCCCGAGATCATCGCCGACTCCTACAACGTGCTGGACGACGTCGACCACTGCCTGAAGGCCGACACCTCGCCGCATCTGGCCGAACAGAAGTACGGCAACCGGGACTTCATCACCGGCACCCTCGCCGAGGTGATCAACGGGGAGGCCGCGGTCGGCGCGGACAAGCCGGTCATCTTCTCCCCGTTCGGCCTGGGCGTCCTGGACCTCGCCGTGGGTCTCGAAGTGCACCGCGTGGCCGCCGGGTCCGGCCGTGTCACCTCCATCGCCGACTTCTTCGGGGAGACGGAGCGGTGGTGA
- the sbnA gene encoding 2,3-diaminopropionate biosynthesis protein SbnA — protein MIFRHAYDLVLDDLFLDLSGFIGDVDLTLKIEGLNPAGSIKLKAAVGLLEDLESRGVLKPGGRVIESSSGNLGIALSSVCAARGYRFTCVADPNTASMSLRLMRAYGAEVVVVDRRDANGGFLQSRIDHIHARLREDPELVWPNQYANEANPRAHYRRTAPALLKERGVDLLFVGAGTTGTLMGCAEYFREYSPGTRIVAVDSVGSVTFDSPPARRHIPGLGTSRRPEIFRDGLVDEVVMVPEVEAVRMCRRLATRRGVLAGGSTGSVLAAVAARRHAIPRGASVVAISPDLGERYLDTIYDDAWVDERFGTADD, from the coding sequence ATGATCTTTCGTCATGCGTATGACCTGGTACTCGACGATCTCTTTCTCGACCTGAGCGGTTTCATCGGCGACGTCGATCTCACGCTCAAGATCGAAGGACTCAACCCCGCGGGATCCATCAAACTGAAGGCGGCCGTGGGCCTGCTGGAGGACCTGGAGAGCCGTGGCGTGCTCAAGCCCGGCGGCCGGGTCATCGAGTCGTCCTCCGGCAACCTCGGTATCGCGCTGAGCTCCGTCTGCGCGGCCCGCGGCTACCGGTTCACCTGTGTCGCTGACCCCAACACCGCGTCCATGAGCCTCCGTCTGATGCGGGCGTACGGCGCCGAGGTCGTCGTCGTCGACCGCAGGGACGCCAACGGCGGCTTCCTGCAGTCCCGTATCGACCACATCCACGCCCGGCTGCGCGAGGACCCCGAGCTGGTGTGGCCCAACCAGTACGCCAACGAGGCCAACCCGCGGGCCCATTACCGGCGCACCGCCCCGGCCCTGCTCAAGGAGCGCGGGGTCGACCTGCTCTTCGTGGGCGCCGGCACCACCGGCACGCTCATGGGCTGCGCCGAGTACTTCCGCGAGTACTCGCCCGGGACCCGGATCGTCGCCGTCGACTCGGTCGGCTCGGTCACCTTCGACTCGCCGCCCGCCCGCCGGCACATCCCCGGTCTGGGCACGAGCCGGCGTCCGGAGATCTTCCGTGACGGGCTCGTCGACGAGGTCGTCATGGTGCCGGAGGTCGAGGCGGTACGCATGTGCCGGCGGCTGGCGACCCGGCGGGGCGTCCTCGCCGGCGGCTCCACCGGTTCGGTGCTCGCCGCCGTCGCGGCCCGGCGCCACGCGATCCCCCGGGGCGCGTCGGTGGTCGCCATCAGCCCGGACCTCGGCGAGCGCTACCTCGACACGATCTACGACGACGCCTGGGTCGACGAGCGCTTCGGCACCGCCGACGACTGA
- a CDS encoding homoserine O-succinyltransferase — translation MTLIVPTPIDAVDRLAAEGITVTVEPRDAVPATPAVELALLNLMPDKPVTETQVLRLLSGAGLPVRVTLLRPRDHVSRSTPEAYLKEHYLTHEDVADRRFDALIVTGAAVELLPFEEVTYWDELRGIMDWARENVTSAQYVCWGAQAALYHRYGIPKHELPAKLFGNFPNRLTDPSSPLLADIESVIAVPQSRHTENLRADFEKTEDLRILVESPEAGVHIAASRDGRELYVSGHPEYDPDTLLRQYRRDAAKGADIALPAHYFPGDDPSAAPVENWQAPGRIFYRNWLRGLTRDGIPLAEIIGVTAEKTGV, via the coding sequence GTGACCCTCATCGTCCCCACCCCGATCGACGCCGTCGACCGGCTCGCCGCCGAAGGCATCACCGTCACCGTCGAGCCACGCGACGCCGTGCCCGCGACGCCGGCAGTCGAACTGGCGCTCCTCAACCTGATGCCGGACAAGCCGGTCACCGAGACCCAGGTGCTGCGGCTGCTGTCCGGTGCCGGCCTCCCCGTACGCGTCACCCTGCTGCGCCCCCGGGACCACGTCTCCAGGAGCACGCCCGAGGCGTACCTCAAGGAGCACTACCTGACGCACGAGGACGTCGCCGACCGTCGGTTCGACGCCCTGATCGTGACCGGCGCCGCCGTCGAACTCCTCCCCTTCGAGGAGGTCACGTACTGGGACGAGCTGCGCGGCATCATGGACTGGGCGCGGGAGAACGTCACCTCCGCCCAGTACGTCTGCTGGGGCGCGCAGGCCGCGCTGTACCACCGGTACGGCATCCCCAAGCACGAGCTGCCCGCCAAGCTGTTCGGGAACTTCCCCAACCGGCTCACCGACCCCTCGTCCCCGCTGCTGGCGGACATCGAGTCGGTGATCGCGGTCCCGCAGTCGCGCCACACCGAAAACCTCCGCGCCGACTTCGAGAAGACCGAGGACCTGCGGATCCTGGTGGAGTCGCCGGAGGCCGGGGTGCACATCGCGGCAAGCCGGGACGGCCGGGAGCTGTACGTCTCCGGGCACCCGGAGTACGACCCCGACACCCTGCTGCGGCAGTACCGGCGCGACGCGGCCAAGGGCGCGGACATCGCCCTCCCCGCCCACTACTTCCCAGGTGACGACCCGTCCGCCGCGCCCGTTGAGAACTGGCAGGCCCCCGGACGGATCTTCTACCGCAACTGGCTGCGCGGCCTCACGCGCGACGGAATCCCCCTGGCCGAGATCATCGGGGTCACGGCCGAGAAGACAGGAGTGTAG
- a CDS encoding kelch motif-containing protein — MKDRAGRRRARRLAIGSAVVLALAGMNGPWVYRFSTEKYHEYKINRPEYKADNGHWQIVEFPEKYRQNTIHAALLHTGKILLIAGSGNDAENFDRKKFDTRLWDPVKQTIKRVPTPADLFCTGHTQLSNGNLLIAGGTKRYEKLKGDVTKAGGLMIIHNENPDKGMRLKAGTRFVGKANGKTFVLKDTVELKKAVKTFDPDTGKFTGNKPGIARAYVEAERSGKRYETGTEDNYKVVGLKGEDARNTYGIAQKLALDKKDFQGIKDAYEFDPVAEKYIKVDPMNEARWYPTLTTLTDGTVLSLSGLDEIGQLVPGKNEIYDPETKKWTYTKDEQQFPTYPAISLMQNGKLFYSGANAGYGPDDIGRDPGIWDLKTNKFTKVPGMSDSKLLETAGTVLLPPAQDETYMVIGGGGVGESERSSKRTRVIDLLADRPRFVDGPRLAKGTRYPQASILPDDTVLISGGSEDYRGRGDSNILEARLYDARTGEMRRVADPLVGRNYHSGSILLPDGRVVFFGSDSLYADKANTKPGEFEQRIEIYTPPYLFQDARPTLTGEKKTVARGGKATFGTRHGSSIASARLIRPSASTHVTDVDQKSIEVDFEVTGDEITVTVPKNRNLVQSGWYMLFVTDDAGTPSEARWVKVP, encoded by the coding sequence ATGAAGGACCGTGCAGGCCGCCGCCGCGCCCGTCGCCTCGCGATCGGCTCGGCGGTGGTCCTCGCGCTCGCCGGGATGAACGGGCCGTGGGTGTACCGCTTCAGTACCGAGAAGTACCACGAGTACAAGATCAACAGACCCGAGTACAAGGCGGACAACGGGCACTGGCAGATCGTGGAGTTCCCGGAGAAGTACCGGCAGAACACCATCCACGCCGCACTGCTGCACACCGGCAAGATCTTGCTGATCGCGGGCTCGGGGAACGACGCCGAGAACTTCGACAGGAAGAAGTTCGACACCCGCCTCTGGGACCCGGTCAAGCAGACGATCAAGCGGGTGCCGACCCCGGCCGACCTGTTCTGCACCGGGCACACCCAGCTGTCCAACGGCAATCTGCTGATCGCGGGCGGCACCAAGCGCTACGAGAAGCTGAAGGGGGATGTCACCAAGGCCGGGGGCCTGATGATCATCCACAACGAGAACCCCGACAAGGGCATGCGACTGAAGGCGGGGACCAGGTTCGTCGGCAAGGCGAACGGCAAGACGTTCGTCCTCAAGGACACCGTCGAACTCAAGAAGGCCGTCAAGACCTTCGACCCGGACACCGGGAAGTTCACCGGCAACAAGCCGGGCATCGCCCGCGCCTACGTCGAGGCCGAGCGCAGCGGCAAACGGTACGAGACGGGGACGGAGGACAACTACAAGGTCGTCGGCCTGAAGGGCGAGGACGCGCGGAACACGTACGGCATCGCGCAGAAACTCGCCCTCGACAAGAAGGACTTCCAGGGGATCAAGGACGCCTACGAATTCGATCCGGTCGCCGAGAAGTACATCAAGGTCGACCCGATGAACGAGGCACGCTGGTACCCGACACTGACGACGCTGACGGACGGCACGGTCCTGTCGCTGTCCGGGCTCGACGAGATCGGACAGCTCGTCCCGGGCAAGAACGAGATCTACGACCCCGAGACGAAGAAGTGGACGTACACCAAGGACGAGCAGCAGTTCCCGACGTACCCGGCGATCTCCCTGATGCAGAACGGCAAGTTGTTCTACTCGGGCGCCAACGCGGGGTACGGGCCGGACGACATCGGGCGCGACCCCGGCATCTGGGACCTGAAGACGAACAAGTTCACCAAGGTCCCCGGCATGAGCGACAGCAAGCTCCTGGAGACCGCCGGGACCGTGCTGCTGCCCCCGGCGCAGGACGAGACGTACATGGTCATCGGCGGGGGCGGGGTCGGTGAGTCGGAGCGGTCCAGCAAGCGGACCCGGGTGATCGATCTGCTGGCCGACCGGCCGCGGTTCGTGGACGGGCCGCGGCTGGCGAAGGGCACCCGGTACCCGCAGGCCTCGATCCTGCCCGACGACACCGTCCTCATCTCCGGCGGCTCCGAGGACTACCGGGGGCGCGGCGACTCCAACATCCTCGAAGCGCGGCTGTACGACGCGAGGACGGGCGAGATGCGGAGGGTGGCCGACCCGCTGGTGGGCCGGAACTACCACTCCGGGTCGATCCTGCTGCCGGACGGACGGGTCGTGTTCTTCGGGTCGGACTCCCTGTACGCCGACAAGGCCAACACCAAGCCGGGGGAGTTCGAGCAGCGGATCGAGATCTACACGCCGCCGTACCTCTTCCAGGACGCCCGGCCCACGTTGACCGGGGAGAAGAAGACGGTCGCGCGGGGCGGGAAGGCGACGTTCGGCACGAGGCACGGGTCGTCGATCGCGTCGGCGCGGCTGATCCGGCCGAGTGCGTCGACGCATGTGACCGATGTGGACCAGAAGTCGATCGAGGTGGACTTCGAGGTGACCGGGGACGAGATCACGGTGACCGTGCCGAAGAACCGGAATCTGGTGCAGTCGGGCTGGTACATGCTGTTCGTGACGGACGACGCGGGGACGCCGAGCGAGGCTCGGTGGGTGAAGGTCCCCTAG
- a CDS encoding hydroxyacid dehydrogenase, which produces MSSRVVLVADPLPAAALERLGPGYEVRHCDGADRAQLLGAVTEAHALLVRSATTVDAEVLAAAPHLAVVGRAGVGVDNIDVVAATEAGVVVVNAPAANVVSAAELTCGLLLAAARDIQAAGRELRSGVWRRATHVGTELAGKTLGIVGLGRIGLAVARRMAAFDMTVLGHDPYATAETADQHGIKPVPLDELLSRSDFVTVHVPRTPKTVGLIGEAELRLVKPTAYLANVSRGGIVDEAALHTALGESRLAGAALDVFVDEPCTDSPLLALDEVTVTPHLGASTREAQERAATDAVRAVLQTLAGERAPEALNAPR; this is translated from the coding sequence ATGTCTTCCCGTGTCGTCCTGGTCGCCGACCCCCTGCCGGCGGCCGCCCTGGAGCGCCTCGGCCCCGGGTACGAGGTGCGCCACTGCGACGGCGCCGACCGCGCGCAGTTGCTGGGCGCGGTGACCGAGGCCCACGCGCTCCTCGTCCGCAGCGCCACGACCGTGGACGCCGAGGTCCTGGCGGCGGCCCCCCACCTCGCCGTCGTCGGGCGGGCCGGGGTGGGGGTCGACAACATCGACGTCGTCGCCGCCACCGAGGCCGGCGTCGTGGTGGTCAACGCCCCGGCCGCCAACGTCGTCAGCGCCGCCGAGCTGACGTGCGGGCTGTTGCTGGCGGCGGCCCGCGACATCCAGGCGGCGGGCCGGGAGCTGAGGTCCGGTGTGTGGCGGCGCGCCACCCATGTCGGCACCGAACTCGCGGGCAAGACCCTCGGGATCGTCGGGCTCGGCCGGATCGGTCTGGCGGTCGCGCGCCGCATGGCCGCCTTCGACATGACGGTCCTCGGCCACGACCCCTACGCCACGGCGGAGACGGCGGACCAGCACGGCATCAAGCCGGTGCCGCTGGACGAGCTGCTCTCCCGGTCCGACTTCGTCACCGTCCACGTACCGAGGACGCCGAAGACCGTGGGCCTGATCGGCGAGGCCGAACTCCGCCTGGTCAAGCCCACGGCCTATCTCGCCAACGTCTCCCGCGGCGGCATCGTGGACGAGGCGGCCCTCCACACCGCCCTGGGGGAGTCCCGCCTCGCCGGCGCGGCCCTGGACGTCTTCGTCGACGAGCCGTGCACCGACTCCCCGCTCCTCGCCCTCGACGAGGTGACGGTGACCCCGCACCTGGGCGCCAGCACCCGCGAGGCCCAGGAGCGGGCGGCGACGGACGCCGTCCGCGCGGTCCTGCAGACCCTCGCCGGCGAACGGGCCCCCGAGGCCCTGAACGCCCCGCGCTGA
- a CDS encoding LysE family translocator, with the protein MSVLQALVSFALVSALLVIMPGVDTALVIRNTVARGRLHGFITGVGVGVGAVLWGAAIAVGVGALLAASETAYTVFRIVGAAYMVWLGIGLWRSARAIGAAKEGDADLEPEAASLWRSFGRGMLNNLANPKVGVFYGATIPQFIPEGVSPALMGTALAAVNALEAVIWYGLISLGAHGLRTWMRRRSVRRNVDATAGTVMIAFGIAMAVQS; encoded by the coding sequence GTGTCGGTCCTCCAGGCACTGGTCTCGTTCGCCCTGGTGTCAGCCCTGCTGGTGATCATGCCGGGCGTGGACACCGCGCTGGTCATCCGCAACACCGTCGCGCGCGGCCGGCTCCACGGGTTCATCACCGGCGTCGGTGTCGGCGTCGGCGCCGTCCTGTGGGGCGCGGCCATCGCGGTCGGCGTCGGCGCGCTGCTCGCCGCCTCCGAGACCGCGTACACCGTGTTCCGGATCGTCGGCGCCGCCTACATGGTCTGGCTGGGCATCGGGCTGTGGCGCTCGGCGCGGGCCATCGGCGCGGCCAAGGAGGGCGACGCCGACCTCGAACCGGAGGCCGCCTCGCTGTGGCGCTCCTTCGGCCGGGGCATGCTCAACAACCTGGCCAACCCGAAGGTCGGTGTCTTCTACGGCGCCACGATCCCGCAGTTCATCCCCGAAGGTGTCTCGCCCGCGCTGATGGGCACCGCGCTGGCCGCGGTCAACGCGCTGGAGGCGGTCATCTGGTACGGCCTGATCAGCCTCGGCGCCCACGGCCTGCGCACCTGGATGCGGCGCCGTTCGGTCCGCCGCAACGTCGACGCGACCGCCGGCACGGTCATGATCGCCTTCGGTATCGCGATGGCCGTCCAGAGCTGA
- a CDS encoding FAD/NAD(P)-binding protein has protein sequence MQAAAVQPDSSVQESPDSSVQGTPVAGTVGIVGLGSRGIGVLERLVTHAASPERAGRRLVVEVVDPDGSGVGIHAVDQPDHLLLNTVCAQVSLFPEEATVGAAVGDRGPNLYEWVTARGLKVADDGHTLGAEGRPVRPDDFLPRRVLGEYLRWFLRRLLDRVPGNVEIRFHRATATSLSTGPDDSRLITLDTGETLRVDTVFLTTGHTPPAAPDPQAPGASRRIHEIYPPADAFADVTAGQTLALGGTGLSAMDVLASLTVGRGGRYEAVDGGLRYLPSGREPSILLFSRTGIPFRARPADNRTGGPYRPVVFSPQTLDRLRAAGGDRPLDLHGDLLPLIRAEMRSAFHRLGAALAGGADAERTLTERLRAAADAGTLDDELTALDVEHAERFGHFDPQELLFPDSAAFDSADAYRKWYEERLRSDLVEARLGLGGSPTKAGLEVLRDLRDVVRHAVDFGGLDENSHDEFYGSFTATLNRSVTGPQLDRHEELFALLEAGIVSVPFGPAPRVEWDGTVWRISSTRLGTGYEAPADWLAYATSGQPDVEATGSPLLADLLASGRIRRHRPGALSSRGVDITADQHPVAADGRPDRKVRVLGPLCEGATFYNHYVPSPGGRNRALADADRCVTAVLAELDATTAAKTATGTATDTATETAITRSPAQ, from the coding sequence TTGCAAGCAGCAGCAGTTCAGCCCGACTCCTCCGTCCAGGAGAGTCCCGACTCCTCCGTCCAGGGGACTCCCGTCGCCGGCACCGTGGGCATCGTCGGGCTCGGCTCGCGTGGCATCGGCGTGCTCGAACGTCTCGTCACCCACGCCGCGTCGCCGGAGCGGGCGGGGCGGCGGCTCGTGGTCGAGGTGGTCGACCCCGACGGCTCCGGCGTCGGCATCCACGCCGTGGACCAGCCCGACCACCTGCTGCTCAACACCGTCTGCGCGCAGGTGAGCCTCTTCCCCGAGGAGGCGACGGTGGGCGCGGCCGTCGGTGACCGCGGCCCCAACCTCTACGAGTGGGTGACAGCCCGTGGCCTGAAGGTGGCCGACGACGGTCACACCCTCGGCGCCGAGGGCCGTCCCGTGCGCCCGGACGACTTCCTGCCCCGGCGGGTGCTCGGCGAGTACCTCCGCTGGTTCCTGCGGCGCCTCCTCGACCGGGTCCCCGGCAACGTCGAGATACGGTTCCACCGCGCCACGGCGACCAGCCTGTCCACCGGCCCGGACGACTCGCGGCTGATCACCCTGGACACCGGCGAGACCCTGCGGGTGGACACGGTCTTCCTCACCACCGGTCACACCCCACCGGCCGCCCCCGACCCGCAGGCGCCGGGAGCGTCCCGGCGGATCCACGAGATCTACCCGCCCGCCGACGCCTTCGCGGACGTCACCGCCGGCCAGACCCTGGCCCTCGGCGGCACCGGCCTGTCGGCGATGGACGTCCTCGCCTCGCTCACCGTCGGCCGGGGCGGCCGCTACGAGGCCGTCGACGGCGGCCTGCGCTATCTGCCCAGCGGACGGGAACCGAGCATCCTGCTGTTCTCCCGCACCGGCATCCCCTTCCGGGCCCGGCCCGCCGACAACCGCACCGGCGGACCGTACCGGCCGGTGGTGTTCTCGCCGCAGACCCTGGACCGCCTCCGGGCCGCCGGGGGAGACCGCCCCCTGGACCTGCACGGCGACCTGCTCCCCCTGATCCGCGCCGAGATGCGCAGCGCCTTCCACCGTCTCGGCGCCGCCCTCGCCGGGGGAGCCGACGCCGAGCGGACCCTGACGGAGCGGCTGCGCGCGGCGGCGGACGCGGGCACTCTGGACGACGAGCTGACCGCCCTGGACGTCGAACACGCCGAGCGGTTCGGGCACTTCGACCCGCAGGAGCTGCTCTTCCCCGACAGCGCCGCGTTCGACTCCGCCGACGCCTACCGCAAGTGGTACGAGGAGCGGCTGCGGTCGGACCTGGTCGAGGCGCGGCTGGGCCTCGGCGGCAGCCCCACCAAGGCGGGCCTCGAAGTCCTGCGCGACCTGCGCGACGTCGTCCGCCACGCCGTCGACTTCGGCGGCCTGGACGAGAACTCCCACGACGAGTTCTACGGCTCCTTCACCGCCACGCTCAACCGGTCGGTGACCGGCCCGCAGCTCGACCGGCACGAGGAACTCTTCGCCCTGCTGGAGGCCGGCATCGTCAGCGTGCCCTTCGGTCCCGCGCCGCGCGTCGAGTGGGACGGGACGGTGTGGCGGATCTCCTCCACCCGCCTCGGCACCGGCTACGAGGCCCCGGCGGACTGGCTTGCGTACGCCACCTCGGGCCAGCCCGACGTCGAGGCGACCGGCAGCCCGCTGCTGGCCGACCTCCTGGCGAGCGGACGTATCCGCAGGCACCGTCCGGGAGCCCTCAGCAGCCGGGGCGTCGACATCACGGCGGACCAGCATCCCGTCGCCGCCGACGGGCGGCCCGACCGGAAGGTCCGCGTCCTCGGCCCGCTCTGCGAGGGCGCCACCTTCTACAACCACTACGTCCCGTCGCCCGGCGGCCGCAACCGCGCGCTGGCGGACGCCGACCGGTGTGTCACCGCCGTACTCGCCGAACTCGACGCCACCACCGCGGCGAAGACAGCGACCGGGACCGCGACCGACACCGCCACCGAGACCGCGATCACCAGGAGCCCCGCACAGTGA
- a CDS encoding glycosyltransferase family 2 protein — MTSTPTGGRHYNDPSETTRLKVPSHRTGAFRKLKKNLPRYDYEHYSRLAGPLTQPDPTKPYTVQYRSLISQEPHRLRVALMLAAAPLLSLVLLAWLLQQEHWTERDYVEYEFLPALDMVMLVSIGLIEFFRCMNVLSNAHATLVARDPVPVVPETGTRVAFLTSFVPGKEPLEMVTKTLEAAVKLRHRGLLHVWLLDEGDDADVKAVCARLGVHHFSRKGIAKWNQPKGPHRAKTKHGNYNAWLDAHGDDYDFFASVDTDHIPLPNYLERMLGFFRDPNIGFVIGPQVYGNYDNFVTKAAESQQFLFHALIQRAGNRYGAPMFVGTSNAVRIKALKQIGGLYDSITEDMATGFEIHRHKNPATGKKWRSVYTPDVLAVGEGPSAWTDFFTQQMRWSRGTYETILTQYWKGWYSLPPTKLFNYTMMIIFYPMSALNWILAALSCALFLGLGASGVNIDPVVWLMLYGNASALQIGLYVWNRRHNVSPHEPEGSGGVAGMVMSALSAPLYAKALIDSALRRKSKFVVTPKGDSASPDRWFGTFRYHWYFIVIFGASIAAGFVFGNAHPAMIIWAVFAMMITALPIVAWRYMLRQDRKKAAAAAALQGSMVAPPEAAPAPFAPPHAPHAPPAPHAPQHKPSWAASGSGGGGSDQTMQIALGGLGGRKE; from the coding sequence ATGACGTCGACGCCGACGGGCGGCCGGCATTACAACGACCCATCCGAAACGACCCGGCTGAAGGTGCCGTCACACCGCACAGGAGCCTTTCGCAAGCTCAAGAAGAACCTTCCGAGATACGACTACGAGCACTACAGCCGCCTCGCCGGCCCGCTCACCCAGCCCGACCCGACCAAGCCGTACACGGTGCAGTACCGGTCGCTGATCTCGCAGGAGCCGCACCGCCTCAGGGTCGCCCTGATGCTGGCCGCCGCGCCGCTGCTCTCCCTGGTCCTGCTGGCCTGGCTGCTGCAGCAGGAGCACTGGACCGAACGCGACTACGTCGAGTACGAGTTCCTGCCCGCCCTCGACATGGTCATGCTGGTCTCGATCGGCCTGATCGAGTTCTTCCGCTGCATGAACGTGCTGTCGAACGCGCACGCCACCCTGGTCGCCCGCGACCCGGTCCCGGTGGTGCCCGAGACCGGCACCAGAGTCGCCTTCCTCACCTCCTTCGTGCCCGGCAAGGAACCGCTGGAGATGGTGACGAAGACCCTGGAGGCCGCGGTGAAGCTCCGTCACCGCGGGCTGCTGCACGTGTGGCTGCTCGACGAGGGCGACGACGCGGACGTGAAGGCGGTCTGCGCGCGCCTGGGCGTGCACCACTTCTCCCGCAAGGGCATCGCGAAGTGGAACCAGCCCAAGGGCCCGCACCGCGCCAAGACCAAGCACGGCAACTACAACGCCTGGCTCGACGCGCACGGCGACGACTACGACTTCTTCGCCTCGGTCGACACCGACCACATCCCGCTGCCCAACTACCTGGAGCGGATGCTCGGTTTCTTCCGGGACCCGAACATCGGCTTCGTCATCGGCCCGCAGGTGTACGGCAACTACGACAACTTCGTCACCAAGGCCGCCGAGTCCCAGCAGTTCCTGTTCCACGCGCTGATCCAGCGCGCCGGCAACAGGTACGGGGCGCCCATGTTCGTCGGCACCTCCAACGCCGTACGCATCAAGGCGCTCAAGCAGATCGGCGGGCTGTACGACTCGATCACCGAGGACATGGCCACCGGTTTCGAGATCCACCGTCACAAGAACCCGGCGACGGGCAAGAAGTGGCGCTCGGTCTACACCCCGGACGTGCTCGCGGTCGGTGAGGGGCCGAGCGCCTGGACGGACTTCTTCACCCAGCAGATGCGCTGGTCGCGCGGGACGTACGAGACGATCCTCACGCAGTACTGGAAGGGCTGGTACTCGCTGCCGCCGACCAAGCTCTTCAACTACACGATGATGATCATCTTCTACCCGATGTCGGCGCTCAACTGGATCCTGGCGGCGCTGAGTTGTGCCCTGTTCCTGGGTCTCGGCGCCTCGGGTGTGAACATCGACCCGGTGGTGTGGCTGATGCTCTACGGCAACGCCTCCGCGCTCCAGATAGGCCTGTACGTCTGGAACCGCCGGCACAACGTCTCCCCGCACGAGCCGGAGGGCTCCGGCGGTGTGGCCGGCATGGTGATGTCCGCGCTCTCCGCGCCGCTCTACGCCAAGGCGCTGATCGACTCGGCGCTGCGCCGCAAGAGCAAGTTCGTGGTGACGCCCAAGGGTGATTCGGCGAGCCCCGACCGGTGGTTCGGCACCTTCCGGTACCACTGGTACTTCATCGTCATCTTCGGTGCCTCGATCGCCGCCGGGTTCGTCTTCGGCAACGCGCACCCCGCGATGATCATCTGGGCCGTCTTCGCCATGATGATCACCGCCCTCCCCATCGTCGCCTGGCGCTACATGCTGCGGCAGGACCGGAAGAAGGCCGCCGCCGCGGCCGCACTGCAGGGGTCCATGGTGGCGCCGCCCGAGGCGGCTCCCGCACCGTTCGCGCCACCCCACGCACCGCACGCCCCACCCGCGCCCCACGCTCCCCAGCACAAGCCGAGCTGGGCCGCGTCCGGGTCGGGCGGCGGGGGTAGCGACCAGACCATGCAGATCGCCCTGGGCGGACTTGGGGGACGTAAGGAATGA